The following proteins are co-located in the Paenibacillus sp. JNUCC32 genome:
- a CDS encoding carboxymuconolactone decarboxylase family protein, whose translation MEMSNDKVSAYKNEIQNLKQSMPDMAEAYHQFTGVCFQDGELDARTKQLIALGIGLFANNELCTFYHMEEARAKGASDAQIMEAVAVASAASAGHALSQGLTRVQHNLH comes from the coding sequence ATGGAAATGTCCAATGACAAGGTCTCGGCATACAAGAATGAAATTCAGAATTTGAAGCAGAGCATGCCGGACATGGCAGAAGCGTATCATCAGTTCACCGGCGTTTGCTTTCAGGATGGCGAGCTGGATGCGAGAACGAAGCAGCTGATCGCGCTTGGGATCGGATTGTTTGCCAACAATGAGCTGTGTACCTTCTACCATATGGAGGAAGCCCGTGCCAAGGGAGCCTCGGATGCTCAGATCATGGAGGCCGTAGCCGTGGCGTCTGCCGCCAGCGCGGGACATGCTCTCTCGCAGGGACTGACCCGCGTGCAGCATAACCTTCATTGA